A genomic window from Fibrobacterota bacterium includes:
- a CDS encoding tetratricopeptide repeat protein: protein MKARTLRFASLLLAMVATAAMGQANHPDCIAQKKAEAEKGKLMEEVSKINERGREKKEDCQKSNSPSCQQELAGLRNQINVLNAKMKPFQDDIDKFKALCPESIGKTKEVLGLYEKVAKEACITGKGGDPKRCEDALFNVAEINYQADQRDNLANRERYEREWAKWKANEKRTPEPKPVQASFARGLAAHQRYLKDLPGASRRDVVLYRTAFIYDLMGRSPDAFPLLMEISRSFPNSRQLTASNLRLGEFYFVDKKYDSAIAYYNKVDVSQPGNESIVGLALYHKAEALYQKARYQTAADAFFDYIERADKGAFRGDLRSEAILYLGSCFAEFPESYKDGKKYFSSKGGRRYEDTLFYELAVKHADRDQHDQAIASLEYFLKTYPDYYKAPLAQIKLIEVWDKKKKVEEAQEAREQLVQKFGRTSPWWQKSRNIDKRELEQIQVRVRDVMLEVAMQLHFPGKERKDTNMVKKAIANYQRFIEQYKTEGNWPIYRANIYMADALSFVGKHEASADAYLWCSAENVVDQRKYREPSAAEKKLTQPVDAGYNAVVELQLAAAGEVERQGGDKVKAYNAPITKRYMQAVESYVTKFPKSPDVADLSYNLFTFQVNGQDWAAAIPSGKRLINNFPTYKYALDARARLAFAYTESKLYPEAESEYVKVIAEMRTKNDSLLGSMITNVGEVIWRMAENAEKAKKVDSAVYHFRRLAKEYPKLNIADSSAFRAAVAFENGKRYKEAAQEYLNFQATLPTSALAISALTAAAENFRNGKDTANAIKVLLETIYAKYPKDKDSTAFKGIAMAASLYDSSGRQNDKAKTLEIYMTRYPEHPQTPAFLYTAGLAYEKAKNWTDAVRIYNTVITKWPTHQYAAEAAFSVPIIEEKQGNKSNTADAYERFATQYPNDKSKVAKAYLRAATFHFEQKNWKKADELYSKLTKYYLEGQNAVQIDKSYPAEAYYKQGMMRTDSANKIAIGGTNDIKKIAEQAGAREGAYKVAGEYFDNAIQLLIEEWTLKSAYQQAENQMKILMDARDIAPPSGTALKAIQDRIVFRAGWGKGIMPILAAKAAKQYESFVNLTRKANIVNDTTKAAPAAVIRTYLITGRSLESIGDAIMEEPCPSKARSGSDQYNEECEFHKAKKEDNQITFQKLSVEKGYVPGIEKAAELGVVGPVVDSIKARITAIAPEDKSLQTQIVEKVMVATPQVKVDRELERAMARIKDIAEGDLSTEEKVRSLKAIAIEGQRTEQDLMSAIQELQKKKK from the coding sequence ATGAAAGCTCGGACTCTGCGCTTCGCTTCGCTCCTTCTCGCCATGGTCGCAACTGCGGCCATGGGCCAGGCTAATCACCCTGACTGCATCGCCCAGAAAAAGGCGGAGGCGGAAAAGGGCAAGTTGATGGAGGAGGTCTCCAAAATCAACGAACGTGGCCGCGAAAAGAAGGAAGACTGCCAAAAGAGCAACAGTCCGAGTTGCCAGCAGGAATTGGCGGGGCTTCGCAACCAGATCAACGTCTTGAATGCGAAGATGAAGCCCTTCCAGGACGACATCGACAAGTTCAAGGCGCTGTGCCCGGAGAGCATCGGCAAGACCAAGGAAGTGCTGGGCTTGTACGAGAAGGTCGCGAAGGAAGCTTGCATCACCGGCAAAGGTGGGGATCCAAAGCGTTGCGAAGATGCCCTCTTCAACGTCGCTGAAATCAACTACCAAGCGGATCAGCGCGACAACTTGGCCAATCGCGAACGGTACGAGCGCGAGTGGGCCAAGTGGAAGGCGAACGAAAAGCGCACCCCGGAGCCGAAGCCGGTCCAGGCATCGTTCGCACGTGGCTTGGCGGCGCACCAGCGCTACCTGAAGGATCTGCCTGGTGCTTCGCGTCGTGACGTGGTGCTCTACCGCACTGCGTTCATCTATGACCTGATGGGCCGCTCGCCGGATGCGTTTCCCCTCCTCATGGAGATCTCGCGCAGCTTCCCGAACTCCCGCCAGCTGACGGCATCCAACCTGCGTTTGGGCGAATTCTACTTCGTCGACAAGAAATACGACTCCGCCATCGCCTACTACAACAAGGTGGATGTCAGCCAACCCGGCAACGAGTCGATCGTCGGCCTGGCCCTCTACCACAAGGCGGAAGCTCTCTACCAGAAGGCACGCTATCAAACGGCTGCCGATGCATTCTTCGATTACATCGAGCGTGCAGACAAAGGCGCCTTCCGCGGCGACCTTCGTTCGGAAGCGATTCTTTACTTGGGATCCTGCTTTGCAGAATTCCCGGAATCCTACAAGGACGGCAAGAAATACTTCTCGTCCAAGGGTGGCCGTCGTTACGAAGACACTCTCTTCTACGAATTGGCCGTCAAGCATGCCGACCGTGACCAGCACGATCAGGCCATTGCGTCGTTGGAGTATTTCCTCAAGACCTACCCCGACTACTACAAGGCTCCCTTGGCCCAGATCAAGCTGATCGAAGTCTGGGACAAGAAGAAGAAGGTCGAAGAGGCTCAGGAAGCTCGCGAGCAGCTGGTTCAGAAGTTCGGTCGGACTTCGCCCTGGTGGCAGAAGTCCCGCAACATCGACAAGCGGGAACTGGAGCAGATCCAGGTTCGCGTTCGCGACGTCATGCTGGAAGTGGCGATGCAGCTGCACTTCCCGGGCAAGGAACGCAAAGACACGAACATGGTCAAGAAGGCGATCGCCAACTACCAGCGCTTCATCGAGCAATACAAGACCGAAGGCAACTGGCCGATCTATCGTGCCAACATCTATATGGCTGACGCATTGTCCTTCGTGGGCAAACACGAAGCTTCCGCGGACGCTTACCTATGGTGCTCGGCGGAAAATGTCGTGGACCAGAGGAAGTATCGCGAACCTTCCGCCGCTGAGAAGAAGCTGACCCAGCCGGTCGATGCCGGGTACAACGCGGTGGTCGAGCTCCAGTTGGCCGCTGCCGGGGAAGTGGAAAGGCAAGGCGGAGACAAGGTCAAGGCCTACAACGCCCCCATCACCAAGCGTTACATGCAGGCGGTGGAAAGCTATGTCACGAAGTTCCCCAAGTCTCCGGACGTGGCGGACTTGTCCTACAACCTGTTCACCTTCCAGGTCAACGGACAGGACTGGGCGGCGGCCATCCCTTCCGGCAAGCGTTTGATCAACAACTTCCCCACGTACAAGTACGCACTGGATGCTCGCGCTCGTCTGGCCTTCGCGTACACAGAAAGCAAGCTCTATCCGGAAGCCGAGTCGGAATACGTCAAGGTGATCGCCGAGATGCGAACCAAGAATGACTCCCTCTTGGGTTCCATGATCACGAACGTGGGCGAAGTGATCTGGCGCATGGCGGAAAACGCGGAGAAAGCAAAAAAGGTCGACTCCGCAGTGTATCACTTCCGCCGCTTGGCGAAGGAATACCCGAAGCTGAACATCGCCGACTCTTCCGCTTTCCGTGCGGCCGTGGCGTTCGAAAACGGCAAGCGCTACAAGGAAGCTGCTCAGGAATACCTGAACTTCCAGGCCACGCTTCCCACTTCGGCCTTGGCCATTTCTGCTTTGACGGCAGCGGCAGAAAACTTCCGAAACGGCAAGGATACCGCCAACGCCATCAAGGTGTTGTTGGAAACCATCTACGCGAAGTACCCGAAGGACAAGGACTCCACCGCCTTCAAGGGAATCGCGATGGCAGCCAGCTTGTACGACTCCTCGGGTCGCCAGAACGACAAGGCCAAGACCCTCGAGATCTACATGACTCGTTACCCGGAGCACCCACAGACTCCTGCCTTCCTCTACACAGCTGGCTTGGCCTACGAAAAGGCCAAGAACTGGACCGACGCGGTGCGCATCTACAACACCGTGATCACCAAGTGGCCCACGCACCAGTACGCTGCCGAAGCCGCGTTCTCCGTGCCCATCATCGAAGAGAAGCAGGGAAACAAGTCCAACACGGCTGATGCGTACGAACGTTTCGCCACGCAGTACCCCAACGACAAGTCCAAGGTCGCCAAGGCCTACCTTCGTGCCGCCACCTTCCACTTCGAACAGAAGAACTGGAAGAAAGCCGACGAGCTCTACAGCAAGCTGACCAAGTATTACCTCGAAGGGCAGAACGCGGTCCAAATCGACAAGTCCTATCCTGCGGAGGCTTACTACAAGCAGGGCATGATGCGAACGGATTCCGCCAACAAGATCGCGATCGGCGGAACCAACGACATCAAGAAGATCGCCGAACAAGCTGGTGCCCGCGAAGGTGCCTACAAGGTGGCTGGCGAATATTTCGACAATGCGATCCAGCTGCTGATCGAAGAGTGGACGCTGAAGTCGGCATACCAACAGGCTGAGAACCAGATGAAGATCTTGATGGACGCCCGCGACATCGCGCCTCCGTCTGGCACCGCCCTCAAGGCCATCCAAGATCGCATCGTGTTCCGCGCCGGCTGGGGCAAGGGCATCATGCCGATCCTTGCTGCGAAGGCCGCCAAGCAGTATGAATCCTTCGTGAACTTGACTCGCAAGGCGAACATCGTCAACGACACCACCAAGGCCGCACCCGCCGCTGTGATTCGGACTTACCTCATCACCGGTCGTTCGTTGGAATCCATCGGCGACGCGATCATGGAAGAGCCTTGTCCTTCGAAGGCCAGGAGTGGTAGCGACCAGTACAACGAAGAATGCGAGTTCCACAAGGCCAAGAAGGAAGACAACCAGATCACCTTCCAGAAGCTGTCCGTCGAGAAGGGCTATGTGCCTGGTATCGAGAAGGCCGCTGAGCTGGGTGTTGTCGGACCGGTGGTCGATTCGATCAAGGCTCGCATCACCGCGATCGCTCCGGAAGACAAGAGCCTCCAGACCCAGATCGTCGAGAAGGTCATGGTGGCCACGCCACAGGTCAAGGTGGATCGTGAGCTGGAACGCGCCATGGCCCGTATCAAGGACATCGCGGAGGGTGATCTCTCCACCGAAGAGAAGGTCCGTTCTTTGAAGGCGATCGCCATCGAAGGACAACGTACGGAACAGGATCTGATGTCGGCGATCCAGGAACTCCAGAAGAAGAAGAAATAA
- a CDS encoding right-handed parallel beta-helix repeat-containing protein, whose amino-acid sequence MKHFVSLGLALGAVVFSSSTALAKTVVVPTQYPTIREALRQVEFGDTVFVRPGVYKENVKLTQGIILAGEDRNTTIIDGGRSGPTVLGEAQAEIYGFTIRNGIDGILCENTTPKIHDNIIRDNHGSGIGAYISQPHIKNNVIFGNRWSGILMYGVNAQNVWVENNVILRNGYSGISALGTGTVNLRNNIMVGNHEYGVFIDKEMQSNIRSNNIWHNYYPFNSYAKVERSNKSMDPVFRSYSAYSLNADVQDGSPMLSAGESEVNIGLWDGVRRAPAPTSSNSSSSSVSEPSGSSSTGASTSEPSSPAPAKGKSKTSKKTK is encoded by the coding sequence ATGAAGCACTTCGTATCCCTAGGCCTTGCCTTGGGAGCTGTGGTATTTTCGTCCTCCACTGCTCTTGCGAAGACTGTCGTCGTACCGACGCAGTATCCCACCATCCGTGAGGCGCTCCGCCAAGTGGAGTTCGGAGACACCGTCTTCGTTCGGCCCGGCGTCTACAAGGAGAATGTCAAGCTGACCCAGGGGATCATCCTGGCCGGCGAAGACAGGAACACGACCATCATCGATGGTGGGAGAAGCGGACCAACCGTGCTGGGTGAAGCCCAAGCGGAGATCTACGGCTTCACCATCCGCAACGGCATCGATGGAATCTTGTGCGAGAACACCACGCCCAAGATCCACGACAACATCATCCGCGACAACCATGGATCGGGGATCGGTGCCTACATCTCCCAGCCCCACATCAAGAACAACGTGATCTTCGGAAACCGTTGGTCCGGCATCCTGATGTACGGCGTCAATGCCCAGAACGTCTGGGTGGAAAACAACGTCATCCTCCGCAACGGCTACTCGGGGATCAGCGCCCTGGGGACCGGCACGGTGAACCTTCGCAACAACATCATGGTCGGCAACCATGAGTACGGCGTGTTCATCGACAAGGAAATGCAGTCGAACATCCGTTCGAACAATATCTGGCACAACTACTACCCGTTCAACTCCTACGCCAAGGTGGAACGCTCCAACAAGTCGATGGACCCGGTTTTCCGTTCCTATTCGGCCTACTCGTTGAACGCCGATGTTCAGGACGGATCGCCCATGCTCAGCGCTGGTGAGAGCGAAGTGAACATCGGCCTCTGGGATGGCGTTCGTCGTGCGCCTGCCCCGACCTCGTCGAATTCGTCCTCGTCCAGTGTTTCCGAACCCTCGGGTTCGAGCAGCACCGGCGCCAGCACCTCGGAGCCCAGCTCCCCGGCGCCGGCCAAGGGCAAGTCCAAAACCTCCAAAAAGACTAAGTGA
- a CDS encoding UDP-glucose/GDP-mannose dehydrogenase family protein, whose amino-acid sequence MEIAVIGTGYVGLVAGACFAESGNSVVCVDLDPAKVKSLSEGIATIYEPGLEEMLRRNLHAGRISFTTSTPEAVAASQVVFIAVGTPQGEDGSADLTYVLAAAKQIGQAMNGPKIVVDKSTVPVGTAERVAAEIRAVTTHKVAVVSNPEFLKEGNALDDFLKPDRVVIGTDDLEARQVMEDLYSPFVRTGKPILFMDPRSAELAKYAANTLLATKISFMNEIANLCEAVGADVGKVREGIGTDVRIGPHFLFPGPGYGGSCFPKDVSALGKIASDAGFDFKILQAVTSVNERQRRVVLRKVESEFGADLTGKTFAVWGLAFKPKTDDMRESPSLTVIRGLLERGAKVVAHDPEAIKEGKRIFGDSIGFTESNYEACTDADALLILTEWSTYQRPNFETIKRLLRNPLIIDARNIYTPERMKQMGFTYHSIGRATVRP is encoded by the coding sequence ATGGAAATCGCTGTAATCGGCACTGGTTATGTCGGACTTGTCGCGGGTGCATGCTTCGCCGAGAGCGGAAATTCCGTCGTCTGCGTCGATCTCGATCCCGCCAAAGTGAAGTCCCTCAGCGAGGGCATCGCCACCATTTACGAACCTGGGTTGGAGGAAATGCTCCGCCGGAATCTGCACGCCGGGCGAATCTCCTTCACGACTTCCACGCCTGAGGCTGTCGCGGCATCCCAGGTCGTGTTCATCGCCGTGGGTACCCCGCAAGGCGAGGATGGTTCCGCCGACCTCACCTACGTCCTGGCTGCCGCCAAACAGATCGGCCAAGCCATGAACGGCCCCAAAATCGTGGTCGACAAGTCCACCGTGCCTGTCGGGACCGCCGAGCGCGTAGCCGCGGAAATCCGCGCGGTGACTACGCACAAGGTCGCCGTCGTATCCAATCCGGAATTCCTGAAGGAAGGAAACGCGCTGGATGATTTCCTGAAACCGGACCGGGTGGTGATCGGGACGGACGATCTCGAAGCCCGCCAGGTCATGGAAGACCTCTACTCGCCCTTCGTCCGCACCGGCAAGCCCATTCTCTTCATGGATCCACGGTCGGCGGAACTGGCCAAGTACGCGGCGAACACCCTGCTCGCGACGAAGATCTCCTTCATGAACGAGATCGCCAATCTCTGCGAAGCGGTCGGCGCCGATGTCGGCAAGGTCCGCGAAGGGATCGGAACCGATGTGCGCATCGGGCCCCACTTCCTGTTTCCGGGTCCGGGCTATGGCGGCTCCTGCTTCCCCAAGGACGTCTCCGCCCTGGGGAAGATCGCCTCCGATGCCGGCTTCGATTTCAAGATCCTGCAGGCCGTCACCAGCGTCAACGAGCGCCAAAGGCGCGTGGTACTCCGCAAGGTGGAGTCGGAATTCGGCGCCGATCTGACCGGAAAGACCTTCGCCGTCTGGGGGCTGGCCTTCAAGCCGAAAACCGACGACATGCGCGAGTCGCCCAGCCTGACGGTCATTCGCGGGCTGCTGGAGCGCGGCGCGAAGGTGGTGGCCCACGACCCCGAGGCCATCAAGGAAGGCAAACGGATCTTCGGGGATTCCATCGGATTCACCGAAAGCAACTACGAAGCCTGCACCGATGCGGACGCCCTGTTGATCCTCACCGAGTGGAGCACGTACCAACGGCCGAACTTCGAGACCATCAAGCGTCTCCTGCGCAACCCATTGATCATCGATGCCCGGAACATCTACACGCCGGAGCGGATGAAGCAGATGGGCTTCACCTACCACTCGATCGGCCGCGCGACGGTGAGGCCCTGA